The following proteins are encoded in a genomic region of Haloarcula marina:
- a CDS encoding HAD family hydrolase — translation MAVSFDLFGTLVDADKPAAPWDAVADALAERGVRVPSDWEAAYRSAHREYERGREAPLDEHVRLALGSRGVEAGPETVSEAVLAAFDAPVSVRPGAREALAAAHERGPVAVCSNCSVPGLVERTLARADLGPDSDDGPAAVVTSVDCGWRKPHERIFERTAETLGISLTELVHVGDDARTDGGAGRVGATTVLLDDVPLTRVASRLREGTLC, via the coding sequence GTGGCAGTCTCCTTCGACCTGTTCGGGACGCTCGTCGACGCCGACAAACCCGCCGCGCCGTGGGACGCCGTCGCCGACGCACTCGCCGAGCGAGGGGTTCGCGTCCCGAGCGACTGGGAAGCCGCCTACCGAAGCGCTCACCGCGAGTACGAGCGCGGACGGGAGGCACCGCTGGACGAGCACGTCCGCCTCGCGCTGGGGAGTCGCGGGGTCGAGGCCGGTCCCGAGACGGTGAGCGAGGCGGTGCTCGCCGCGTTCGACGCCCCCGTCAGCGTTCGCCCGGGCGCACGCGAGGCACTCGCGGCCGCCCACGAGCGCGGCCCCGTCGCCGTCTGCTCGAACTGTAGCGTCCCGGGGCTCGTCGAGCGAACGCTCGCTCGCGCGGACCTCGGCCCAGACAGCGATGACGGCCCGGCCGCAGTCGTCACGAGCGTCGACTGCGGGTGGCGAAAGCCCCACGAACGTATCTTCGAGCGAACGGCCGAGACGCTGGGTATCTCACTGACCGAACTGGTCCACGTCGGCGACGACGCGCGCACCGACGGCGGGGCCGGACGCGTCGGCGCGACGACGGTGCTCCTCGACGACGTGCCGCTGACGCGGGTGGCGAGTCGACTTCGGGAGGGGACGCTGTGCTGA